A stretch of Cucumis sativus cultivar 9930 chromosome 2, Cucumber_9930_V3, whole genome shotgun sequence DNA encodes these proteins:
- the LOC101222388 gene encoding aspartic proteinase-like protein 2, whose translation MEIARFAVVSFFLVISFFSSGDCNLVLKVQHKFKGRERSLEAFKAHDIQRRGRFLSAIDLQLGGNGHPSESGLYFAKIGLGTPVQDYYVQVDTGSDILWVNCAGCTNCPKKSDLGIELSLYSPSSSSTSNRVTCNQDFCTSTYDGPIPGCTPELLCEYRVAYGDGSSTAGYFVRDHVVLDRVTGNFQTTSTNGSIVFGCGAQQSGQLGATSAALDGILGFGQANSSMISQLASSGKVKRVFAHCLDNINGGGIFAIGEVVQPKVRTTPLVPQQAHYNVFMKAIEVDNEVLNLPTDVFDTDLRKGTIIDSGTTLAYFPDVIYEPLISKIFARQSTLKLHTVEEQFTCFEYDGNVDDGFPTVTFHFEDSLSLTVYPHEYLFDIDSNKWCVGWQNSGAQSRDGKDMILLGDLVLQNRLVMYDLENQTIGWTEYNCSSSIKVRDEHSGAIYTVGSHDLSSASSLRVERISVLLLILLLTILHSFRN comes from the exons ATGGAGATCGCAAGGTTTGCTGTAGTGAGCTTCTTCTTGGTGATTTCGTTTTTCTCAAGTGGGGATTGCAATTTAGTGTTGAAGGTTCAGCACAAGTTCAAGGGTCGGGAGAGGTCTTTGGAAGCATTCAAAGCCCACGATATTCAACGTCGTGGTAGATTTCTTTCTGCTATTGATCTCCAATTGGGTGGCAACGGGCACCCTTCTGAATCTGG GCTGTATTTTGCTAAAATTGGGCTTGGGACACCAGTACAGGACTATTATGTACAGGTGGATACAGGAAGTGACATCTTATGGGTGAATTGTGCAGGCTGTACAAACTGTCCCAAGAAAAGTGATCTTGGT ATAGAACTGTCACTATACAGTCCATCGAGCTCCAGTACTTCAAACAGGGTAACTTGTAATCAAGATTTTTGCACTTCCACATATGATGGTCCAATTCCTGGTTGCACCCCCGAACTACTCTGTGAATATAGAGTTGCATATGGAGATGGAAGCTCAACTGCTGGATATTTTGTGAGGGATCATGTAGTACTTGACCGTGTGACTGGAAATTTTCAAACTACTTCTACAAATGGGAGTATAGTGTTTGG TTGCGGTGCTCAACAATCTGGCCAACTAGGTGCAACATCTGCCGCACTTGATGGGATACTTGGTTTTGGACAAGCAAATTCATCGATGATTTCACAGCTGGCTTCATCAGGAAAAGTTAAAAGGGTTTTTGCACATTGCTTGGACAATATTAATGGAGGTGGAATTTTTGCCATTGGGGAAGTGGTGCAGCCAAAAGTTCGCACCACTCCACTAGTGCCGCAACA GGCACATTACAATGTGTTTATGAAGGCAATTGAGGTTGACAATGAAGTGCTGAATCTCCCGACGGATGTTTTTGATACTGATTTGAGGAAAGGAACAATTATTGACAGTGGCACAACGTTGGCGTATTTTCCAGATGTGATTTATGAACCATTAATTTCGAAG ATTTTTGCGAGGCAGAGTACACTAAAGCTGCATACTGTTGAAGAACAATTTACCTGCTTTGAATATGATGGAAA TGTTGACGATGGATTTCCTACAGttacatttcattttgaagATTCCCTGTCTTTGACAGTTTATCCTCATGAGTATCTATTTGATATTGAT AGTAATAAATGGTGTGTTGGTTGGCAGAACAGTGGTGCCCAATCTAGGGATGGAAAAGATATGATTCTGTTGGGAG ATTTGGTGCTGCAAAATAGACTCGTGATGTACGACTTGGAAAATCAGACCATCGGTTGGACAGAGTATAATT GTTCTTCAAGCATTAAGGTGAGGGATGAACATAGCGGAGCTATATATACAGTTGGGTCTCATGATCTTTCTTCAGCTTCTTCTCTAAGAGTTGAAAGAATATCAGTGCTCTTGTTAATACTACTGCTTACCATActtcattcttttagaaactaa